One segment of Marvinbryantia formatexigens DSM 14469 DNA contains the following:
- a CDS encoding ABC transporter ATP-binding protein, with protein MLKVSNLCFRYRRHGRDVLRNVNLELGRGEIGILLGKNGSGKTTLFKNILGLCTPSDGTILFEGEELVKMPVRERAKRIAYVPQEIHFGELSVFDSILMGRVSYFGLKAGHDDYAAVEKIIADMHLEAFADRNVSELSGGERQKIAIARAMAQEPGLMIFDEPTGNLDIANEQLIIREAKKLAKEKQISILSSLHDLNQAMDFGDRFFFLKDGAVKYAGDSTCISEAVIKDIFDIDVRIVEINHETIILTGGKRE; from the coding sequence ATGCTGAAGGTCAGTAATCTGTGCTTTCGTTACAGAAGACATGGCAGAGATGTGCTCAGAAATGTCAATCTGGAGCTTGGACGGGGAGAAATTGGCATTCTGCTCGGCAAAAACGGTTCGGGAAAAACGACACTGTTTAAGAATATTCTGGGGCTTTGCACTCCTTCGGACGGTACGATTCTGTTTGAGGGAGAAGAGCTGGTAAAAATGCCGGTGAGGGAGCGGGCGAAGCGCATAGCCTATGTTCCGCAGGAGATCCATTTCGGGGAGCTGAGTGTATTTGATTCTATACTTATGGGAAGGGTTTCCTATTTCGGGCTGAAAGCGGGGCACGATGACTATGCTGCTGTGGAGAAAATCATAGCCGATATGCATCTGGAAGCATTTGCAGACAGGAATGTCAGCGAGCTGTCCGGAGGAGAACGGCAGAAAATAGCGATAGCCCGTGCTATGGCGCAGGAACCGGGACTGATGATTTTTGACGAACCAACCGGAAATCTTGATATAGCGAATGAACAGTTGATTATCAGAGAAGCGAAAAAACTGGCAAAAGAGAAACAAATCAGTATTCTGAGTTCGCTGCATGACCTTAATCAGGCAATGGATTTTGGCGACCGGTTTTTCTTTCTGAAGGACGGAGCCGTGAAGTACGCCGGGGACAGTACGTGTATCAGTGAAGCAGTAATCAAAGACATTTTTGACATTGATGTCAGAATTGTTGAGATAAATCATGAAACAATAATCTTAACAGGAGGAAAAAGGGAATGA
- a CDS encoding class I SAM-dependent methyltransferase has translation MEYKETFHPESGEIKNRIVNYWTKRSHDFSSLREKEQESETGRAWLTEILQNIPAQKSLKILDVGCGTGMFALMLSALGHDATGIDLTEHMILHARELAGKQHSSAKFFCMDAENPAFADNTFDVILTRNLTWTLPHAEQAYTQWFRILKSGGILLNFDADYGHDSCNKNVNELPSEHAHRSMPSEMLLECESIKSQLSISNQSRPAWDVQLLQKIGYTTISADIGISARIYRQCNEFYNPTPMFLIRAEKPYSF, from the coding sequence ATGGAATATAAAGAAACATTTCACCCGGAATCCGGGGAGATTAAAAACAGAATTGTGAATTACTGGACAAAACGGAGCCACGATTTTAGTTCGCTCCGCGAAAAAGAGCAGGAATCGGAAACCGGTCGTGCCTGGCTCACGGAGATTCTGCAGAATATCCCCGCACAAAAATCACTTAAAATTCTTGATGTCGGCTGCGGAACCGGCATGTTTGCCCTCATGCTCTCCGCACTTGGTCACGACGCCACCGGCATTGATCTGACGGAGCACATGATTCTTCACGCAAGAGAGCTTGCGGGCAAACAACATTCTTCCGCGAAATTTTTCTGTATGGATGCGGAGAATCCGGCGTTTGCCGATAATACCTTTGATGTGATCCTCACCCGCAACCTCACCTGGACGCTTCCCCACGCGGAACAGGCGTATACGCAGTGGTTCCGCATCCTCAAAAGCGGCGGTATCCTGCTCAATTTCGATGCGGATTACGGACATGACAGTTGCAATAAAAACGTAAACGAGCTGCCATCCGAGCACGCGCACCGCTCCATGCCCTCCGAGATGCTGCTTGAATGCGAATCCATCAAGAGCCAGCTTTCCATCAGCAATCAATCCCGCCCGGCATGGGACGTGCAGCTTCTGCAAAAGATCGGCTATACAACTATTTCCGCAGATATCGGCATCTCTGCCAGAATATACCGGCAGTGTAATGAGTTTTACAATCCCACTCCGATGTTTCTCATCCGGGCAGAGAAACCTTATTCTTTTTAA
- a CDS encoding class I SAM-dependent methyltransferase: protein MPEQLKELEKYWSGRAEGYSAVNQEELAGEQHQKWLHYLQNRFPDKAPEQVSVLDIGTGPGFFAIILAEAGYHVTAVDYTAAMLKQARRNAGVLSDSITWKIMDAQNLDFEDNTFDVIVSRNLTWNLDEPEKAYAQWLRVLKPGGTLLNFDANWYGYLFDEEKRLLYETDRANVASLNLEDQYTCTDITAMEALAKNMPLSRISRPDWDRAVLTKLGASSVYIEEDIGDQVYSFMERINYAATPLFCVQAFK from the coding sequence ATGCCGGAACAATTAAAAGAACTCGAAAAATACTGGAGCGGTCGTGCAGAAGGATATTCTGCGGTCAACCAGGAAGAACTCGCCGGGGAGCAGCATCAGAAATGGCTGCATTACCTTCAGAACCGCTTTCCTGATAAAGCGCCGGAGCAGGTTTCCGTGCTGGATATCGGTACCGGACCCGGTTTTTTTGCCATTATTCTGGCAGAAGCCGGCTATCATGTGACCGCAGTGGATTACACTGCAGCCATGCTAAAGCAGGCGCGCAGAAATGCAGGTGTGCTCTCAGATAGTATTACCTGGAAAATAATGGACGCACAGAATCTGGATTTTGAAGATAATACTTTCGATGTCATCGTCAGCCGCAATCTCACATGGAATCTGGACGAGCCGGAAAAAGCATACGCGCAGTGGCTTCGGGTGCTGAAGCCGGGCGGAACACTGCTGAATTTTGATGCAAACTGGTACGGTTATCTTTTTGACGAAGAAAAGCGCCTGTTGTATGAGACAGACCGTGCCAATGTCGCCAGTCTGAATCTGGAAGATCAGTATACATGCACAGATATTACCGCAATGGAAGCTCTGGCGAAAAATATGCCGCTTTCCCGTATTTCCCGCCCGGACTGGGACAGAGCTGTTCTGACAAAACTCGGTGCCTCTTCCGTTTACATTGAAGAAGATATTGGAGATCAGGTTTACAGTTTTATGGAAAGGATAAATTACGCCGCCACGCCGCTGTTTTGCGTGCAGGCGTTTAAATAA
- a CDS encoding FecCD family ABC transporter permease, producing MALCVIVVALGFVCLFAGSSHMSAAECFGALTGKGTAANVRIIWNIRIPRVLAAIIAGAGLSVSGLIMQTTLNNSMASPSTLGVSNAAVFGANLSIIAFAGGFLSTGNNIANYAVGANPYATSVMAFFFSTVSILMILGLCTIRSFSPNVVVLSGMALGSVWAAATTILQFYATDVGISAAVVWNFGDLGRATYRTDAIMFTVVTAGLVFFTLMSWRLNALLGGEAVAKTMGVNVKTLRFFSMLLASLITAVCVSFLGIIGFVGIICPHITKKLLGQDHRVTIPISALSGSLLLLLADTFARSMGNGSALPVGAITSLMGAPFFVAIIFSGKENRRC from the coding sequence ATGGCATTGTGCGTTATAGTAGTTGCACTGGGATTTGTCTGTCTGTTTGCAGGCTCGTCGCATATGTCAGCGGCAGAATGTTTTGGGGCGCTGACCGGAAAAGGAACGGCTGCCAATGTGCGGATTATCTGGAATATCCGTATCCCGCGGGTCCTGGCGGCAATCATTGCGGGTGCGGGACTGTCTGTTTCCGGTCTGATTATGCAGACAACGCTGAATAATTCTATGGCGTCGCCTTCTACGCTGGGCGTTTCAAATGCGGCGGTATTCGGAGCAAATCTGTCCATCATTGCATTTGCGGGCGGTTTTTTGTCCACCGGCAATAACATAGCAAATTATGCTGTTGGCGCGAATCCTTATGCGACAAGCGTTATGGCGTTTTTCTTTTCCACAGTGTCTATTCTGATGATTCTGGGGCTTTGTACAATCCGGTCCTTTTCGCCGAACGTAGTAGTGCTCTCCGGTATGGCGCTCGGCTCGGTCTGGGCGGCGGCAACAACGATTCTTCAGTTTTATGCTACGGATGTGGGAATATCAGCGGCAGTTGTCTGGAATTTCGGCGATCTTGGACGGGCAACCTACCGCACAGATGCCATAATGTTTACTGTAGTGACGGCAGGTCTGGTCTTTTTTACCCTTATGTCGTGGAGGCTGAACGCACTTCTTGGCGGGGAGGCTGTGGCAAAGACAATGGGGGTGAATGTAAAAACACTGCGGTTCTTCTCGATGCTGCTTGCTTCTCTGATTACCGCAGTCTGTGTATCCTTTCTGGGAATTATCGGATTTGTGGGAATTATCTGTCCGCATATTACAAAGAAACTGCTGGGACAGGACCACCGGGTTACCATACCGATTTCTGCCTTAAGCGGCAGTCTGCTGTTATTGCTTGCCGATACATTTGCAAGAAGTATGGGAAACGGCTCTGCTCTGCCGGTCGGTGCGATTACTTCTTTGATGGGTGCGCCCTTCTTTGTTGCAATTATTTTTTCGGGAAAGGAGAATCGCCGATGCTGA
- a CDS encoding efflux RND transporter permease subunit, with translation MLPRYSVKRPYTVLVGVVLILILGYVSFTSMQTDLLPDMTLPYAIVYTTYPGASPEEVETMVTRPVEQSMATISNIENISSISSENISMVILEFSQSANMDAVTIEMRESLDQIEGYWDDTIGSPVIMKLNPDMLPVMVAAMEDGDMSQSDLTDLVNNTILPELESIEGVASVSTTGTIEEQVQVTLREDKIRAVNRKVRNALDDKFAEAESELEEAQKKLDEGKEELENGQTQLADQTSSAESQINAGASQMITGQVQIDQKLAEVQSGLEKMDASEQELLAKEQELLAGEETLQKLPEQKAALEAQKAQIDAGISQLESAPSQLAELDAAIAGVKGAIEELEAQIAGLQGAPSETETDGAQTDAGEETEGAQTDAAAQTQLYSGARTQTNAEGKNSAGTRTQTDAEEKSAADVREPETSGMKNNETENVRSAEEPSVPEPQTETGLVVPAQDAGAEAELFAQDDGELILDGENTGSAGETQSQPEFSLPQVNPGLSQEEIDRLTQEAQQEAVIAALQKQLLELQAQQLTLENTKAQALASLAVLGVNTGGTAQERDESIDTVKSELVARRIQIEDGIAQMQTTIDGMPEQMEQIIAGKAQIESGKAQLSEGRAQLLAAQKQLETAKAQIASGQTSVSAAVGELNKAKISATIEMAAGKAELSAGQKELDAALEQIEQQKDAAYDQADVTEIITADMVKGILAAQNFSMPAGYVTEDGVDFLVRVGNKLEDTEDIGNLLLLDLHMDGLEPIRLSDVADVVTLDNSSEVYAKINGHSGIMFTMQKQSGYSTGEVSDRIKEKFAELEESDENIHIIELMDQGIYIDLVVDSVLENMLSGAGLAILVLLLFLKSVRPTLVIACSIPISIMAAVVAMYFSGITLNIISLSGLALGIGMLVDNSIVVIENIYRLRAEGYSVKKAAVEGANQVAGSIAASTLTTVCVFLPIVFTEGITRQLFVDMGLTIAYSLGASLIVALTLVPAMGAGLLKNVKQKRSRIFEALQNGYAKLLGWSLKVKFLVLLLAVGLLALSAKLALSKGTAFMPEMESTQVSVTLNMPEGSQLPETAAMSDAVMERILTIQDVTDVGAMAGGTGAMSMMGGSQSSSADSVSLYVLLSEEKTITNDELKAEILEKTADLNCDLDVETSTMDMSALGGSGISINIKGRELDELKRIAGEVAEIVESVEGTADVSDGIAEKTLELRLVVDKDKAMSYQLTTAQVYQFLQAKLADASSATTLSAPSKDYPVLVVSDADETLTRDKIKKLTITGKDEDGQEVEVPVADLVEFVDTEGFSSINREAQTRYVTVSAQIADGYNIGLVSADLNAALENYELPKGYSLEMAGEDQTINEAMTEVVKMLLLALAFMYLIMVAQFQSLLSPFIIMFTIPLAFTGGLLALYLTDNPVSVIAMIGFVMLSGIIVNNGIVLVDYINQLRRGGMEKRAAIVEAGRTRLRPIIMTALTTILGLLTMALGNGMGADMVQPMAIVTVGGLTYGTLLTLFVVPCIYDIFNRKKDMTEEEI, from the coding sequence ATGCTGCCGCGCTATAGTGTAAAACGCCCCTATACCGTATTAGTGGGCGTTGTTTTAATTTTGATTCTGGGGTATGTGTCCTTTACCAGTATGCAGACGGATTTGCTGCCGGATATGACGCTTCCCTACGCGATTGTTTATACGACCTATCCGGGGGCAAGCCCGGAGGAGGTGGAGACGATGGTCACGCGTCCCGTCGAGCAGTCGATGGCTACCATCAGTAATATCGAAAATATCAGCTCGATTTCATCCGAAAATATTTCGATGGTTATCCTGGAATTTTCGCAGTCGGCGAACATGGACGCCGTCACGATTGAAATGCGGGAGAGCCTGGACCAGATAGAGGGCTACTGGGACGATACTATCGGCAGCCCGGTCATCATGAAGCTGAATCCGGATATGCTGCCGGTCATGGTGGCGGCAATGGAAGACGGGGACATGTCGCAGAGCGACCTGACGGATCTGGTGAATAATACGATTCTGCCGGAGCTGGAGAGCATCGAGGGTGTTGCGAGCGTCAGCACCACCGGAACCATTGAGGAGCAGGTACAGGTGACGCTGCGCGAGGACAAAATCAGAGCGGTGAACCGTAAGGTCAGAAATGCCCTGGATGATAAATTCGCGGAAGCCGAGAGCGAGCTTGAGGAAGCGCAGAAGAAGCTTGACGAGGGAAAGGAAGAGCTGGAGAACGGGCAGACGCAGCTTGCCGACCAGACTTCGTCGGCGGAGAGCCAGATTAATGCGGGGGCCAGTCAGATGATTACCGGGCAGGTGCAGATTGACCAGAAGCTGGCGGAGGTACAGAGCGGGCTGGAAAAGATGGACGCTTCCGAGCAGGAGCTGCTCGCGAAGGAGCAGGAGCTGCTGGCGGGCGAGGAGACGCTTCAGAAGCTGCCGGAGCAGAAGGCGGCGCTGGAGGCGCAGAAAGCCCAGATCGACGCCGGCATCAGCCAGCTTGAATCGGCGCCCTCGCAGCTCGCAGAGCTTGACGCGGCGATTGCCGGTGTGAAAGGCGCGATTGAGGAGCTGGAGGCGCAGATTGCCGGACTGCAGGGAGCGCCGTCTGAGACGGAGACGGACGGTGCGCAGACGGATGCCGGAGAAGAAACAGAGGGTGCGCAGACAGATGCTGCGGCACAGACGCAGCTCTATTCGGGAGCGCGGACGCAGACGAATGCGGAAGGAAAGAACAGCGCCGGAACGCGGACGCAGACGGATGCGGAAGAAAAGAGCGCCGCGGATGTCCGGGAGCCGGAAACCTCCGGGATGAAGAATAATGAGACGGAAAACGTGCGCTCGGCGGAGGAGCCGTCTGTCCCTGAGCCACAGACAGAGACGGGGCTGGTTGTTCCCGCGCAGGATGCCGGTGCGGAGGCAGAGCTTTTTGCGCAGGACGACGGAGAGCTGATCCTGGACGGGGAGAATACGGGAAGCGCCGGGGAGACGCAGAGTCAGCCGGAGTTTTCGCTTCCGCAGGTGAATCCGGGTCTTTCACAGGAGGAAATTGACCGCCTCACGCAGGAGGCGCAGCAGGAAGCGGTGATTGCGGCTCTGCAGAAGCAACTGCTGGAGCTGCAGGCGCAGCAGCTTACGCTGGAAAATACGAAAGCCCAGGCGTTGGCGTCACTGGCGGTGCTCGGCGTTAATACCGGCGGCACGGCGCAGGAGCGCGATGAAAGTATCGATACGGTAAAATCGGAGCTGGTGGCGCGCCGGATTCAGATTGAGGACGGCATCGCCCAGATGCAGACGACCATCGACGGGATGCCGGAGCAGATGGAACAGATTATCGCGGGCAAGGCGCAGATTGAGAGCGGCAAAGCCCAGCTTTCCGAGGGACGTGCGCAGCTTCTGGCGGCGCAGAAGCAGCTTGAAACGGCGAAGGCGCAGATTGCCTCCGGCCAGACGAGCGTGTCCGCGGCTGTCGGCGAGCTGAACAAGGCAAAAATCTCCGCCACCATCGAAATGGCGGCGGGCAAGGCGGAGCTGAGCGCCGGGCAGAAGGAGCTGGATGCGGCGCTGGAGCAGATAGAACAGCAGAAGGATGCGGCTTATGACCAGGCGGATGTGACGGAAATCATCACGGCGGACATGGTGAAGGGCATTCTGGCGGCGCAGAACTTCAGTATGCCGGCGGGCTACGTGACAGAGGACGGCGTGGACTTCCTGGTGCGCGTGGGCAATAAGCTGGAGGATACGGAGGATATCGGAAATCTGCTGCTTCTGGATTTACATATGGATGGTCTGGAACCTATCCGTCTGTCGGACGTGGCGGACGTGGTGACGCTGGATAACAGCAGCGAGGTCTACGCGAAGATAAACGGGCACTCCGGCATCATGTTTACCATGCAGAAGCAGTCGGGCTATTCCACCGGCGAGGTTTCGGACCGCATCAAGGAGAAGTTTGCCGAGCTGGAGGAGAGCGACGAAAACATCCATATCATCGAGCTGATGGACCAGGGCATTTATATTGACCTGGTGGTGGATTCGGTTCTGGAGAACATGCTCTCCGGCGCCGGACTGGCTATCCTGGTGCTGCTGTTGTTCTTAAAGAGCGTACGCCCGACGCTGGTCATCGCCTGCTCGATTCCGATCAGTATCATGGCGGCGGTCGTGGCAATGTATTTCAGCGGGATTACGCTGAACATTATTTCCCTTTCGGGTCTGGCGCTCGGCATCGGTATGCTGGTCGACAACTCGATTGTTGTTATCGAAAATATCTACCGCCTGCGCGCGGAGGGCTACTCCGTGAAGAAAGCAGCGGTGGAGGGCGCAAACCAGGTGGCGGGGTCGATTGCGGCGTCCACGCTGACGACGGTCTGCGTATTCCTGCCGATTGTCTTTACCGAGGGCATTACCCGGCAGCTCTTTGTGGATATGGGGCTTACCATCGCGTATTCGCTCGGCGCCAGTCTGATTGTCGCGCTGACGCTGGTTCCGGCGATGGGCGCGGGACTGCTGAAAAATGTGAAGCAGAAGCGTTCGCGCATCTTTGAGGCGCTGCAGAATGGTTACGCGAAGCTTCTTGGATGGTCCCTGAAGGTAAAATTCCTGGTGCTGCTGCTGGCGGTCGGGCTGCTGGCGCTTTCCGCGAAGCTGGCGCTCTCCAAAGGAACCGCCTTTATGCCGGAAATGGAAAGCACGCAGGTTTCCGTCACGCTGAATATGCCGGAGGGCAGTCAGCTTCCGGAGACAGCGGCGATGTCGGACGCGGTGATGGAGCGCATCCTGACGATTCAGGATGTCACGGACGTCGGCGCGATGGCGGGAGGCACCGGTGCAATGAGCATGATGGGCGGCAGTCAGAGCTCCAGCGCGGATTCCGTTTCGCTCTATGTGCTGCTCAGTGAGGAAAAGACCATCACGAATGACGAGCTGAAGGCGGAAATTCTGGAAAAGACCGCCGATTTAAACTGCGATCTGGATGTTGAGACGTCTACGATGGATATGTCGGCGCTGGGCGGCAGCGGCATTTCTATCAATATCAAGGGCCGTGAGCTGGATGAGCTGAAGCGCATAGCGGGCGAGGTGGCGGAAATTGTGGAATCTGTCGAGGGTACGGCGGACGTTTCCGACGGAATTGCTGAGAAGACGCTGGAGCTGCGCCTGGTGGTGGATAAAGATAAGGCGATGAGCTATCAGCTCACGACTGCCCAGGTTTATCAGTTCCTGCAGGCAAAACTGGCGGACGCTTCCAGCGCGACGACGCTTTCCGCGCCGTCCAAGGATTATCCGGTGCTGGTGGTGAGCGATGCGGATGAGACGCTGACGCGCGATAAGATTAAAAAGCTGACCATCACCGGAAAGGACGAGGACGGGCAGGAGGTAGAGGTGCCGGTTGCCGATCTGGTTGAATTTGTGGATACAGAGGGCTTCTCCTCCATTAACCGTGAGGCGCAGACGCGCTATGTCACCGTATCGGCGCAGATCGCCGACGGCTATAATATCGGTCTGGTGTCTGCGGATTTGAACGCGGCTCTGGAAAATTATGAGCTGCCGAAGGGCTACAGCCTGGAAATGGCGGGCGAGGACCAGACCATCAATGAGGCGATGACAGAGGTAGTCAAGATGCTTCTGCTGGCACTGGCGTTTATGTACCTTATCATGGTGGCGCAGTTCCAGTCGCTGCTCTCGCCGTTCATCATTATGTTTACGATTCCGCTTGCGTTCACGGGCGGTCTGCTGGCACTGTATCTGACCGACAATCCGGTCAGCGTCATTGCCATGATCGGCTTCGTCATGCTGTCCGGTATCATCGTAAACAACGGTATCGTGCTGGTTGACTACATCAATCAGCTCCGCCGCGGCGGCATGGAAAAACGGGCGGCAATCGTGGAGGCGGGCAGAACAAGGCTGCGCCCGATTATCATGACGGCGCTGACCACCATCCTCGGACTGCTCACAATGGCGCTGGGCAACGGCATGGGCGCCGATATGGTACAGCCGATGGCAATCGTAACCGTCGGCGGTCTGACCTACGGAACATTGCTGACTCTGTTTGTGGTGCCGTGTATTTACGACATCTTTAACCGGAAAAAGGATATGACGGAGGAAGAAATATAA
- a CDS encoding AEC family transporter, whose translation MDFMTVANQMMSLFLIMIVGYVMYRVKMIDDEATVRFTRLVLNISLPAQIITSFVENRGVVSNGVVISVFGISFLVYVIAAVIGVLFIFLTRAPKEERGTYLFMCLFGNVGFMGFPVIVTIFGDGALIYAVIFNVIFNILVYSIGIALIGGGKGSRRFNPKLLLNAPFIAAIVSVLLFFGGVSFPRVLVTSLNYLGNLTTPLAMLILGATIASMPVKELFDDWRIYVFTLFRLGVIPLAVMAVLRALNLTTPEITGIMIVLAAMPVATNTTMLAIEYGGNLHLASKGIFFSTILSVITIPVVAMLC comes from the coding sequence ATGGACTTTATGACAGTGGCGAATCAGATGATGTCGTTATTTCTCATTATGATTGTAGGATATGTGATGTACCGGGTGAAAATGATAGACGATGAGGCGACGGTCCGCTTTACGCGGCTGGTACTGAACATTTCCCTGCCTGCCCAGATTATTACCTCGTTCGTGGAAAACCGCGGCGTGGTTTCCAACGGCGTGGTGATTTCCGTATTTGGAATTTCCTTCCTGGTATATGTGATTGCCGCGGTCATCGGCGTGCTGTTTATATTTCTGACGCGGGCGCCGAAGGAGGAGCGCGGCACCTACCTTTTTATGTGCCTGTTCGGCAATGTCGGATTCATGGGCTTTCCGGTGATTGTCACCATTTTCGGCGACGGTGCGCTGATTTATGCGGTAATATTCAATGTGATTTTTAACATTCTGGTATATTCCATTGGCATCGCACTGATTGGCGGAGGGAAGGGGAGCCGCCGGTTTAACCCGAAGCTGCTTCTGAACGCGCCGTTTATCGCGGCAATCGTTTCCGTGCTGCTGTTTTTTGGCGGAGTTTCCTTCCCGCGTGTGCTGGTGACGTCGCTGAATTATCTCGGCAATCTGACTACGCCGCTTGCGATGCTGATTCTGGGTGCGACGATTGCGTCCATGCCGGTAAAGGAGCTGTTTGATGACTGGCGGATATATGTGTTTACGCTGTTCCGCCTCGGCGTCATCCCGCTGGCGGTGATGGCGGTGCTGCGCGCGCTGAATCTGACTACGCCGGAGATTACCGGAATCATGATCGTGCTTGCCGCCATGCCGGTTGCCACAAACACTACGATGCTTGCGATCGAATACGGCGGAAATCTGCACCTTGCATCCAAAGGTATCTTTTTCAGTACGATTCTGTCCGTGATTACCATACCGGTGGTGGCGATGCTTTGTTAA
- a CDS encoding LysR family transcriptional regulator: MQKQKNRQGRDSLRKVEGIFQLDMREIRYFVACVQTGSFSRAAEVLFTTQSSVSKIIKALEEDMNLVLFERLPRGIRMTREAERIYPYALSILDNLQKMQMPDREETIETLSVSCNPSSWFADCFTAFYERKQKEKIHYQIYSADCREIVERVRERTDDVGFVYILKDQLTVFQYYISRNYLEFTALKETTAVLYGGKNCGGGKNGTVDFSRMKLIQRFPDEFSPDNYWNITDDGGRSATDAETVITTNSDYIMERFLQSEGLVNISAGYLSGKPSKENAAGWKRNLTDTRILFGYIRRRGEELSGQAGDFLAFMKERLLNG; encoded by the coding sequence TTGCAGAAACAGAAGAACCGGCAGGGCAGGGATAGTTTAAGAAAAGTGGAGGGGATTTTTCAGTTGGATATGAGGGAAATCCGGTATTTTGTCGCCTGTGTGCAGACAGGTTCCTTTAGCCGGGCAGCCGAAGTATTGTTTACTACGCAGTCCAGTGTCAGTAAGATTATCAAAGCGCTGGAGGAAGATATGAATCTGGTGCTTTTTGAGCGATTGCCAAGGGGAATACGTATGACGCGGGAAGCAGAGCGCATATATCCTTATGCGCTTTCTATCCTTGACAATCTGCAGAAAATGCAGATGCCGGACAGAGAAGAGACAATAGAAACACTTTCTGTTTCCTGCAATCCGAGCTCGTGGTTCGCAGACTGCTTTACTGCATTTTATGAACGGAAACAAAAGGAAAAAATCCATTATCAGATTTATTCGGCAGATTGCCGGGAAATTGTGGAGCGCGTGCGGGAGCGGACAGATGATGTTGGATTTGTATATATACTAAAAGACCAGTTGACGGTGTTTCAATATTATATCTCCAGAAATTATCTGGAATTCACGGCTCTGAAAGAAACAACTGCCGTGCTTTATGGCGGAAAGAACTGCGGAGGAGGAAAAAACGGAACGGTAGATTTTTCCAGAATGAAATTGATTCAACGGTTTCCTGACGAATTTTCACCGGATAATTACTGGAATATCACAGATGATGGGGGAAGGTCTGCCACAGACGCGGAGACAGTTATTACTACAAACAGTGACTATATTATGGAGCGGTTCCTGCAGTCTGAGGGGCTGGTGAATATCAGCGCCGGTTATCTCTCCGGAAAACCGTCAAAAGAAAACGCTGCAGGATGGAAACGGAATCTGACGGATACGAGGATATTATTTGGATATATAAGGCGCAGAGGTGAAGAGCTGTCCGGGCAGGCGGGGGATTTTCTGGCGTTCATGAAGGAAAGACTTTTGAACGGATAA